The DNA sequence GGCCGGGTCGAGCGGTTCGGGCAGGAACAGGTAGATACCGTTCGGCGTGAGGCGCGAGCCGCCCACGATATACTTGGCGTGGAACACACGCACTGGCTGGACCACGAAGCCGCCGCACTCGACACCGAAGCGCACGGCGATCTGAACCGCAGCCTGGCGGACCTTGTGAAGCGCATCGGCGCGCAGGTGCTGTTCGTGCCGCATGTGGGTGACATTCATCTGGATCACCAACTGGTTTTCCTGTCCGCGATGGTCGCCGCGCGGCCCGCACAGCAACAGTATCCCGCCGCCATCTTCGCCTATGAGACGCTGTCGGAAACGAACTGGAATGCGCCCTACCTGACGCCGCCTTTCGTGCCGAACGTCTTCGTCGACATCTCGGAAACGCTGGACACCAAGCTGGCGGCCTTCTCGGCCTTTGCCAGCCAGGTCCGGCCCAGCCCCGCCGAACGCTCGATTTCTGCCCTGTCAGCCTTGGCCACCCTGCGTGGGGCGACGGTGCATCGCCACGCGGCCGAAGCGTTCGTGGCGATCCGGCAGTGCTACTGAAACCCGCAAATTGATAAGGAATTTCTGCCATGCGTATCGCAATGATCGGAACAGGATATGTCGGACTCGTCTCCGGAGTGTGCTTCTCCGATTTCGGTCACTCGGTCGTTTGCGTCGATACCGACGGGGGCAAGATCGAACGTCTGAAGAAGGGAGAAGTCCCGATCTACGAGCCGGGTCTTGCTGCCGTAATGGAGCGCAACGTAGAGGCCGGACGGCTGGCGTTTTCCACAAATCTCGCGGCCGCGTTGCAGGGTGCGGACGCCGCCTTCATCGCCGTCGGCACCCCGTCGCGGCGCGGTGACGGGCAGGCAGACCTGTCCTACGTCATGGCCGCGGCCCGCGACATCGCGCAGCGTGCAGATGACGGTCTGGTCGTCGTGGTGAAGTCCACCGTTCCGATCGGCACCAATCGCCGCATGGCAGAAGAGATCCGCTCTGTCGCGCCTACCCTGAAGTTCGATATCGCGTCGAACCCCGAGTTTCTGCGCGAAGGGGCCGCGATAGAGGATTTCATGCGACCAGACCGCGTGGTTTTCGGATGCGACACGGAGCGCGCGGCGCAGGTGATGCGCGACATCTACCGCCCCTTGTTCCTGCGCGAGTTTCCCATCGTCGTGACCGATCTGGAATCGGCAGAGATGATCAAATACGCCGCCAATGCCTTCCTTGCGACGAAGATCACCTTCATCAACGAGATCGCATCCCTGTGCGAACGTGTCGGCGCCGACGTCCGAGAAGTGGCGCGCGGCATCGGGTTGGACGGACGCATCGGCAAGACATTCCTGCACGCGGGGCCGGGCTACGGCGGATCCTGTTTTCCCAAGGATACGCGGGCACTGGCTCGCACGGCCCAAGAATACGGACGCCCGCTGCATATCGTTGAGACGGTCATCAAATCGAACGAGGATGCCAAGCGGCGCGCCGTTGAAAAGATCTTCGAACTGTGCGGCGACAGGGTCGGCGGCAAGACGATTGCTGTGCTGGGCGTCACCTTCAAGCCCGACACGGACGACATGCGCGAATCGCCTGCGCTGACCATCGTGCCGGCGCTGATCGGGGGCGGGGCGACGGTCCGCGTGGTCGATCCGAAAGGGCGGGCCGAAGGCGAGGCTTTGTTGCCTTCGGTTCAGTGGGAAACCGATCCCTACGCCGCTGCAGAGGGCGCTGACATGATCGTTCTGCTGACCGAATGGAACGCGTTCCGCGCGTTGGATCTGTCGCGTCTTGCACAGGGGATGCGCAATCGCTGCTTCGTTGATCTGCGGAACGTCTATCCCACCGACTCCCTGCGCGCCGCCGGATTCGAGGCGGTCGCCTCGGTCGGTCGGTCGGGTTTCGATATCCGCGACGATCTTCACGCTGTTGCTGCGGAATAACTGCGGAAAAGGATGCGAAGATGACAGTCACCGA is a window from the Palleronia sp. THAF1 genome containing:
- a CDS encoding PIG-L deacetylase family protein → MILPVPDTGPVLVIAPHPDDEVLGVGGTIARLSRAGREVHVCIATRGRVERFGQEQVDTVRREARAAHDILGVEHTHWLDHEAAALDTEAHGDLNRSLADLVKRIGAQVLFVPHVGDIHLDHQLVFLSAMVAARPAQQQYPAAIFAYETLSETNWNAPYLTPPFVPNVFVDISETLDTKLAAFSAFASQVRPSPAERSISALSALATLRGATVHRHAAEAFVAIRQCY
- a CDS encoding UDP-glucose dehydrogenase family protein; amino-acid sequence: MRIAMIGTGYVGLVSGVCFSDFGHSVVCVDTDGGKIERLKKGEVPIYEPGLAAVMERNVEAGRLAFSTNLAAALQGADAAFIAVGTPSRRGDGQADLSYVMAAARDIAQRADDGLVVVVKSTVPIGTNRRMAEEIRSVAPTLKFDIASNPEFLREGAAIEDFMRPDRVVFGCDTERAAQVMRDIYRPLFLREFPIVVTDLESAEMIKYAANAFLATKITFINEIASLCERVGADVREVARGIGLDGRIGKTFLHAGPGYGGSCFPKDTRALARTAQEYGRPLHIVETVIKSNEDAKRRAVEKIFELCGDRVGGKTIAVLGVTFKPDTDDMRESPALTIVPALIGGGATVRVVDPKGRAEGEALLPSVQWETDPYAAAEGADMIVLLTEWNAFRALDLSRLAQGMRNRCFVDLRNVYPTDSLRAAGFEAVASVGRSGFDIRDDLHAVAAE